One Vanrija pseudolonga chromosome 5, complete sequence genomic window, TCGCGAGGACCGTCGACCTGGACTTGGGTGACTTTTAGCAGTGTTGGTAGCACATTCGTTGTCTCATAGCATCATGTAGGGCCGCTATCGTCGTCCTCTAGCTCCACAGAGACTCATTGCATCACAGGCTTCTATGTACAAGTTCCGCCATTGTTCACGAAGCAGGTGCAGCTGGCTCAGTAgctgcggctggcggctgctCGGCCACCGGAGTCTGTTGTGCCGCCACTGATGGCTTGAGGCCCATGCGAGTAGACACATACTGAAGGGTTTAGCAAAGCGACCAAACAGAACAGATGACACTTACGTCTTGAGCGATCACCTCAGTACCGGTCTTGAGAACGTCGACaaggcgctcctcgacccaGTCGCTCTTCTCatactcgacgtcgagccagtCGCCTGGGACAGGCTGAGTGACCGTGCTGAACTGAAGGCCGTGCGAGGGATCGCGGAGCGACACGATAAAGTACAGGTGCTGAGGTGGTGACTTCTTGTCCTCCGAGTCCTTGATGAGCAAGCTAGGCTCTGCGAAAGGGAGGGGAGCCAGAACGGGCTGGAACTGAAGGAAGACGGGTACAGTCGTCACGGGAACATCGGCTATGATGGTCAGCATAGATTCCATCTGCCATTGCTCACCGTTGTCCTCTTCCGGCTTGCGCTGCTTCTTTGCCTCACGACCCTGAACGGCTTCCACTTCCTCCTTGGCTGCCTTCCATGCGTCCTCCCAACCGGTGATGGGGTTGAGACTCCGCTCCGACGGGAGCTCCTTTTCTGGCTTGGACCAGACAATGACCAGCTCGCCCGACTCTGTCTGCTCCAAGATGCGGAGCCAAGCACGGTAAACAACGCCCTCGACACCATCGTATCCCACCAGCGGGTGGGTGAGCCAAAGCTCAATCGTCTCGTGGGCCGAGATAGGAGGCGCGACCGTGTTGATGAAAGTAGTGAATGTCGAGTTGGCTTGCGTCAAGATGTCATGGCCTGTTGGCAAAAGTTAGGACAGTGCTAGCGTCACAGCGCGGGGCCAACTCACGGAGCTTGTCCAGGTCGACGTTGCCAACACCCTTGGCGAGGGCCCCgatgcgctcctcggcctccttccTCAACTTTGCAATGTCGACGCCACCGACGttgaggtgctcgagggAGCCAGTGACACCAGCAACGCCTTCCGCCCGGACCTTCTTGTACTGCTCGTCGGCTACGCGCTGAGCCGATTGGAGAGCAGAGCTTGCCGACGACCAGAACGACGACATGCCCCAGCCCGAAGAGGCAGcggggggcgacgacgaggctaCCGGATCGGCCGCTTTGGCTGCCGTAGTGGGCGTCGCTGTACGCGGGgtcgagcccgcgccggcggggacGCTGAGCGGTGCACGCTTTTGGTTGATCTGCGCCTCGAGGAAAGCCAAAGCTGAagctgcctcggcgtcagCCTCTGCTTGAGGAGGTCCCTCTGCTTCTGGCTTTGCTGCACTCTCGGTTGATGGGCGGGCCGAGCCAGTTGTGGGAGGTGCCGACGCGTCCGCGTTAGGGGCTGgctcgaggttgtcgagatcgtcgaggaaggcgagagcctcctcggcctttGACTTCTTTCCCTTTGGTGGCATTTGGGATGGATGTCACGAGGGGGTGGGATGCAAGTCGTGGTGACAAGGGAAGGGGGAGGTTGATGTGGTGGTTGTTGACGTTGTCTGGGCTGGCGAGTGAGTGGCAATGGGAACCCGAGGCGCGCAGATGACGTGCAGGTGGGTGCAACAGACGGACCAAGGGCGGATAAGGGCCAGTCAGTGGGCAAGCAATAGGCCAGCCACTCATTAGGCGTGCTCTGCGGTTGCTCTTGCTCAAATGCCAGATTAGGCACGGACAACCAGAGAGCCATTGCGTCACAagtgccaccacccacgatTGTCGCCAGTTTCCGACTGAGAGGCCCGGTGCGCCGCCCTCTCCTGCTGGCGAGCTCTGGCTGGGCCGCTGGGCCAGTGCGTGCTCGCATGCTCTCCTTGTCGCCTTTTGTTTCGGTCAGGCAGGCAAGGTTAAGACCTGACCTTGTCCAGGGTGGCAACAAGGGCAACAAATGCAAGGGCTTTTGTGCTTTTCGATGCAGGCAACGGGCAGTGAC contains:
- the SPCC1322.09 gene encoding Maintenance of telomere capping protein 1, which gives rise to MPPKGKKSKAEEALAFLDDLDNLEPAPNADASAPPTTGSARPSTESAAKPEAEGPPQAEADAEAASALAFLEAQINQKRAPLSVPAGAGSTPRTATPTTAAKAADPVASSSPPAASSGWGMSSFWSSASSALQSAQRVADEQYKKVRAEGVAGVTGSLEHLNVGGVDIAKLRKEAEERIGALAKGVGNVDLDKLRHDILTQANSTFTTFINTVAPPISAHETIELWLTHPLVGYDGVEGVVYRAWLRILEQTESGELVIVWSKPEKELPSERSLNPITGWEDAWKAAKEEVEAVQGREAKKQRKPEEDNGEQWQMESMLTIIADVPVTTVPVFLQFQPVLAPLPFAEPSLLIKDSEDKKSPPQHLYFIVSLRDPSHGLQFSTVTQPVPGDWLDVEYEKSDWVEERLVDVLKTGTEVIAQDYVSTRMGLKPSVAAQQTPVAEQPPAAATEPAAPAS